A stretch of the Erinaceus europaeus chromosome 1, mEriEur2.1, whole genome shotgun sequence genome encodes the following:
- the VDAC2 gene encoding LOW QUALITY PROTEIN: voltage-dependent anion-selective channel protein 2 (The sequence of the model RefSeq protein was modified relative to this genomic sequence to represent the inferred CDS: deleted 2 bases in 2 codons), which yields MATYGQSCPRPMCIPPSYADLGKAARDIFNKGFGFGLVKLDVKTKSCSGVEFSTSGSSNTDTGKVTGTLETKYKWCEYGLTFTEKWNTDNTLGTEIAIEDQICQGLKLTFDTTFSPNTGKKSGKIKSSYKRECINLGCDVDFDFAGPAIHGSAVFGYEGWLAGYQMTFDSAKSKLTRNNFAVGYRTGDFQLHTNVNDGTEFGGSIYQKVCEDLDTSVNLAWTSGTNCTRFGIAAKYQLDPTASISAKVNNSSLIGVGYTQTLRPGVKLTLSALVDGKSINAGGHKLGLAWNWRLNPAGRNFWEWTSEDLALIYFQCDQQTTPFPPQGDQNKG from the exons ATGGCGACCTACGGACAGTCCTGCCCGCGGC CAATGTGTATTCCTCCATCATATGCTGACCTTGGCAAAGCTGCCAGAGATATTTTCAACAAAGGATTTG GTTTTGGGTTGGTGAAACTGGATGTGAAAACAAAGTCATGCAGTGGCGTG gaaTTTTCAACATCTGGTTCATCTAATACAGATACTGGTAAAGTTACTGGGACCTTGGAGACCAAATATAAATGGTGTGAGTATGGTCTGACTTTCACAGAAAAATGGAACACTGATAACACTCTGGGAACAGAAATTGCCATTGAAGACCAG ATTTGCCAAGGTTTAAAATTGACATTTGATACCACCTTTTCACCAAACACGGG AAAGAAAAGTGGTAAAATCAAGTCTTCTTACAAGAGAGAGTGTATAAACCTCGGTTGTGATGTTGACTTCGATTTTGCTGGACCTGCAATCCATGGTTCAGCTGTCTTTGGTTATGAGGGCTGGCTTGCTGGTTACCAAATGACCTTTGACAGTGCTAAATCAAAGTTGACAAGGAATAACTTTGCAGTAGGCTACCGGACTGGGGACTTCCAGCTACACACTAATGT CAATGATGGGACAGAATTTGGAGGATCAATTTATCAGAAAGTATGTGAAGATCTTGACACTTCAGTAAACCTTGCTTGGACTTCAGGAACCAACTGTACTCGCTTTGGCATTGCAGCTAAGTATCAGTTGGATCCCACTGCTTCCATTTCT gCAAAAGTTAACAACTCTAGTTTAATCGGAGTGGGCTACACTCAGACTCTGAGGCCTG gTGTGAAACTTACACTGTCTGCCCTGGTAGATGGGAAGAGCATCAATGCTGGAGGCCACAAACTTGGGCTTGCT TGGAATTGGAGGCTTAATCCAGCTGGAAGAAACTTCTGGGAATGGACATCAGAAGATTTGGCCTTAATATATTTCCAGTGTGACCAGCAGACTACC CCATTCCCTCCCCAAGGTGATCAAAACAAAGGATGA